TAAAATagtgcttcggtcctccatcagggtttcccctgacttcaacctgatcaggcatagttcaccatcattcgggtcacatcctgcacgctcacagtatgtcgccagaggatCCCCCGGCAAGcagagggtctctgttggtgcgacacccggggatggaggggcgatcatgaacggatcccgcgaaggaccgccgcagtacacccgtaatcccgccggtttcgttcgtgttttctgcgcctttgggtttcgagagctcgatctgcccattggctcgcgcgcaagatagacttcttgggccgtgtttcaagacgggtcctgagggtacctcaattcaggttgatgcatcgccgatcgggagagagacggtggcccatggctaggtgccgcaGCGTGGGAGTTTTGGGCTCGACTCACAGCCCCCTTTTGCCtcttaactcgactttttgccccttaactcgacttttttgTCACTTAACTCGACTGTTTTGCTTCCTAACTCGACTTTACAATGAGCATTTTCCCATAGTTCCTAAAGTTGCACAACTTTGCCGCTAGAGGGCGCAGGAATTGTTGGACTGTGGGCGCGAGTTGTAGAGTCAAACGACCAAAGTTCTTTGCACAACGTGGTTTTTAGTGGATAATTTTACTAAAATTAGTCGAAGTGGTGGAGTTGCAAAATCGTTAACACAATTTTCCCCGAAGGCCAACCTTTTCTTCAGTATTCTGTGAAAATTTCATATGCTACGGATCATTAATGAAAGAGCTACTGTTTTTTGAAAACACTAGCTAATGGGTTAAAGCTGTTACAGAATATTTCagtattttgcccggttttgaaacgtttttgttttgccttacATACAcccttccatgcccttccatgcccttacatgcccttccatgcccttACAtacccttccatgccattctaGCGCtctccatgttttcccgtttttaatttggtttctaaaatcaaGATCAGAAGTATGGGAAGCGTCATTgtgaaattttcgtcacttgtgatgcaagactcgtgtaacttttatcggtttaCCGGTATGCTgtagagatcaaccatttccaggttcccttttgtcagtgacttGCGACTCActactttcccagtcccggttgcatagctaTGATAAggtttgtttcgctatgataagaatagaaaatctggcacgatgtgttgcaatgatcgatgtgttgcaatgtgTTGCAAAAAATCCAGTTCAGAAAAGTGCCCTGTGATGTTGATGCTATGAAGAGCTCGACTTGAAATCGTTGGGTTTGGGGAAATTGAGTAAATGTTTTCAAATACATTGAGTCATTACGATGTTTTTATTATGCTGGAAAGCATTGTGTCTTTGTCGATATTTTGTAAGTATTCATcgctgaaatgaaatgatatgAAATATCACACAAAACATAATATGTATAGACACTATAGCACAAGAATGGCTTCCTTGACAGAACACATGCTTCTTCAACAAACGTACAGCGCTTGCGCGAACGCGGACGCGATCTGCTTATTTTAAATTCTGAGTGGATTCTAAGGGGAAATCTGGCGATACAGTCGATAAAGAGCCGTTGAGGTTTACAGTTCGGAGGCGGCGATCCGAGCTAAAGTACAAAATACTCAAAGTTGAGTTTGCAACCTACCCTATTGGAATATTAGTTTCACAAAAAGCTAATAGCAAAGTTggtgaaaaaaaggaataataagGGCGTTCGCTTCAAATGTAAGGTAAGCCGATATAACCTTTCGATAGTAATCAGAGGTACGGTTGAGTAATACGGTGTTCTATTTTTATCGCTTTCCTCGTGAAAATGCTTGGCTTCAAGTACTCACCAAGCGAGTCACTCATACATACTCATAAGGAAGTAAAGGTAGAAGTTGGAGTAGAGTGAGGTGCGTTTGCGTACAAAAGTACAATAAGTGGggtttacaataaatataatAACAATGAACTTTATGGATAAAGATTACAAAGTGAATTTCATCGCAGTGATAATTGTTCCATTTCGAACAAATGAATGTTAAGCACATCAACTTAATTTCTTCTGGGGCCTTGAATGGCAATGGGACGGAAAGGACAATGTGTGTAGTGATAAAAAGAGAGATGGAAAAGGGATCGTGTGGAGTGGAGTATGTTCTATAACATGATCAAGCCAACAGCACTTGGCATAATTTGATcgaattaattttctttcaaatatGACTGTACTTCCTTTCATTTCgtgtttcatttcatattgCTAATGCTATTATTAGGTTGCAGTTATCATGTTACACATTGTTATGCTGTCCACGATCATAGtaataaaaggaaaacctttttcaatttacaatgaatgattttaaaatctTGTTTATTTCAAATAGGCCGCAATGGCGCATAAGTATTGCcgaatgtaattaaaaatataagGTAGTTCATCTTTGGACGATTTTTTATTGGCTATTTAAGAATTAAGACATTCCATTATAGCAAGTTCGAAATAAATTATATCTAACGCGAGTGCGATGTTGGTAGAGCATGTTCTCTGTAAATGGAAAGCGTCGCGAGAGTACAGGGGTACACCGGGAAATTTCAGATTCTGCGCACTTGTTGGTATTAACTTTCGAGTTTCCCTTGTGTGATAAAATGTGTTCAGTGCATAACCCTCCTGTAAACATAACGAGACGCCAAAAATATTAGAAAATAAGTCGCATGAAACTATTAAACAGCGGTAGCACTATCTCTGATAATAAGTGTTTCGATAAAAAGTGGACACAAGAAAATCATAGTAAACCTACATAACTTAATGAATTGAAAGAATTGTGGTCCAGTTCAGCTATGTAATTTTGCATACACACGGAAGTAATGTTATATTTTCTAGTATACGTCTAGAGAATCTCTAAAGGTTGAGTTAAAATTGCTGAAAGCAAATAATTTGGATGGAGACAATTGTGTCTCGTTAATGCATCATATATTAATTGTCGATTTATTTACTCATCTGAAAACAGTGGTTATGGAAAAGTATAAAATGTGTGAGTCTAATAATGTGTAGAATCGTCATTACACAAAACAGAGACGAAGCGAGCTAAATAGGACATAGTATGGAAAACATAGTTCTGCGTGTTACAGTAAACTTTTAGAAACACTGTTTTGCTTTcagttgattgattgaagcaTACTATTCCTTCTAGAATCAATATTATACAAAGATTCGTTTATACTTCGCGGCAAAATTCAATTCACAATTGTGAAGGATTTTTATATACATATATCATTATGATGGACAAGAATTGGTATTCTGAACCCAGATAACACGATGGGTGGAACATTTCATAGTGCCAAGCAGTTAATAAATCTGAGTGATCACGAATTTTCTGCAACATGAGTGCTTCACAAAAAGACAAGGCATCTGTCCAACCGGACTCCCAAAAACAGAACATAACTTTCGGTAAGACAAGCTGGTTACTAGCTTACTTGTTCAATGTGCATAAAAAATCCAAGGATCTTAAACTTATTTGTGCAAATGCGTAGTTTACTACGTTGATAATAGTATGCCAGttgttttatttcttgttTGTTATTAGGAAATTCAATTGTAATGTAATACCTATGAATATATGCTGCCATAATTGTGAACATTTGTTCATaatctatttgttttttttttcatattgcagCGGTGGAGCATACATCGGCTATTAGTCCAAAGGCAGGGCAGGCTCGCAACAGAAATTCGCTGAAGGATGTGCTTTCCTCTGGAAACAAATTAATTGGTGCGTTTCATGCTCCAGACTCCGCATATCCTCTACTCGCAACATCAAAAGCCCATGAACATAAACGGGATCAACACCATCAGTTTCTCGACATCTTGAATAAGTCCTTCTCACGTAATAAATCGGATCAACAGTCGGAGCAGGATTGTGTTACAGTTGGTCAAAGGACCACCAACGATTTGGGAGTGGGATCTTCTGTATCAAGGCTTCCAAAGAAGGGATCATCACGTTCATTTTTTCTAAAACGTCAACATTCGCTGTCCGATGTATGGCAAACGACCCTTAAATCTACCACAGCTATGAgccaagcagcagctagaATGGACAGCACCGAGATGACATCCGCATCCGGAATTGATGGGCGCAGGTTCAATTCGGATGTTGATGGACCAAATGGCGGGGTCGGAGGGTCCGagccagcaggagcaacaggtGGTGAAATCAATATTGGTGGCACAACTATACCCATTGCACCTAAAAAGCCAACTCGTAGAGCCGGTGTAAAGCCTCAACCTGATCGACCTATGCGtgcattgttttgtttaacgCGAACGAATCCTCTCCGAAAACTCTGTATTGCAATTGTAGAATGGAAGTAAGTAGTTGTACAACTTTCTACTCCACTACCTCTCCGACAGTATAATAAGTGTTATTcattaattgttttatttgcaGGCCCTTCGAATACTTAATTTTGTTGACAATTTTCGCCAATTGCGTTGCCTTAGCTGTTTACACCCCTTTTCCAAACAGTGATTCGAATAGCACAAATGCGGCACTAGAGAAGATcgaatatatttttttagtcATATTTACTGCAGAATGCATAATGAAGTTGATTGCGTACGGGTTTATACTACATCCTGGTTCATATCTGAGGAACGGGTGGAACATACTCGATTTTACAATTGTAGTCATTGGGTAGGTTTGTGATAATTGCATCACGTTTATTTTCGATatattattctttttttttctttttgatcgCAAATCTATTCAATTTGTTGTATACTTTTCAGTATGATTTCGACAGCCTTGTCTAATCTAATGAAGGAAGGATTCGACGTTAAAGCTCTTCGTGCGTTTCGGGTACTCAGACCCTTGCGTTTGGTATCAGGGGTGCCTAGTACGTACAACTCAAAGTGATTTGCTCCACTATATTTGTGTTAGCTGTAGTCGTTCATCGCTCACTgcatctttttctctttttctacaTTCAACACTACCATTTCATTCAATCACTAGGTTTGCAAGTTGTCCTTAATTCGATTCTACGAGCCATGGTGCCTTTACTACATATAGCTCTACTGGTATTGTTTGTGATAATCATTTACGCCATCATAGGATTAGAACTTTTCTCGGGTAAATTGCACAAATCTTGTTTTCACAATGAAACGGGTATGTTGGATATGTTCTTGAAAATCAATAACATGAGTAAACAGTATTGGTCCATCTGAATCGTTTTTAGGTGAGATTATGGACGATCCACATCCTTGCGGAGAAGATGGATTTCATTGTGACACCATTTCACCCGAAATGGTATGCAGATACTACTGGGAAGGGCCCAACTTTGGCATAACGAATTTCGATAATTTTGGTCTATCAATGCTAACAGTTTTCCAATGTGTAACATTGGAAGGATGGACTGATATGCTGTATTACGTGAGTGTTAATACATATACTATTTCTTGGAATAGCTTAGTAATCTATTCTCTCTTCTTTATTCGAAGATTGAAGATGCAATGGGCAGCAGTTGGCAATGGGTGTACTTCATCTCAATGGTCATTCTGGGAGCGTTTTTTGTCATGAATCTCATCCTCGGTGTACTGAGCGGCGAATTTTCTAAGGAAAGGACGAAGGcaaaaaatcgtggcgatttTCAAAAGCTTCGTGAAAAGCAACAAATAGAAGAAGATCTAAGGGGTTACTTAGATTGGATAACCCAGGCAGAAGACATCGATCCCGATAACGAAGCTAGTGGAAATCAGGAGGGCAAAGTGAAAAATACGATTGAGCTTGATTCATCTGATAACCTTGGTGAAGATGGAGAAGTACAACAAGTATCATGGTTTTCCCGAAAACGCAAATCGATAGATCGTGTAAATCGACGATTGCGACGTGCCTGTCGTAAGGCAGTTAAATCACAGGCCTTCTATTGGCTTATTATTATATTAGTTTTTTTGAATACGGGTGTTTTAGCCACTGAACACTATCGGCAACCTCCATGGTTGGATGATTTCCAAGGTACTTTGCTTAAGCATATGTAATACACTGTTAGTTATGAATGGCTTTTTATTTTCAGAGTacacaaatatgtttttcgtGGCCCTGTTTACAATGGAAATGTTGCTAAAGATGTATAGTTTGGGATTTCAGGGGTATTTTGTATCCCTTTTCAACCGATTCGActgcttcgtcgtcatcggcagtATAGGAGAGATGATACTCACTAGCACCCAAATCATGCCTCCGCTTGGAGTATCTGTCTTGCGATGTGTTCGTCTTCTTCGAGTTTTTAAAGTAACTAAGTAAGTCTACTTTCAAAACGATTTATGGATTGAATAATCATTAATCTACTTTCTTTGCCTGATTATTCTGTTTCAAGGTACTGGCAATCGCTCTCAAATTTAGTTGCATCACTGCTAAATTCCATTCAATCGATTGCATCGCTTCTGTTACTATTGTTTctatttattgttatttttgcCCTTCTCGGAATGCAagtttttggtggaaagtttaattttaatagTGCTGTTGATAAACCTCGCTCCAATTTCGATAGCTTCGTGCAAAGTCTACTCACAGTGTTTCAGGTACAAATCTTTCTTTGTACTAGTTCCATCAATCGATGCGACACGCAttaaaaaatactttttcCCAAACAAATAGATACTTACAGGTGAAGATTGGAATATGGTTATGTATGACGGAATACAAGCATACGGTGGTGTTGCGTCTTTAGGAATTATTGCAAGCATTTACTTCATAATACTGTTCATCTGCGGTAACTGTATCCTTTAAAAACTATTTAACCTTATTTTTGCTCTTAAATTTAACTATTTGTTCAATGCTATGATCAAATCATCCTTAACTCATACCGTCATTGCATCGATCTAGATATTTTATTGAACGTATTCTTGGCTATTGCTGTGGATAATTTGGCCGATGCGGATTCTCTCACTACggtggaaaaagaagaagatgacaATCCGGagggtgaagaagaaaaactatcACATGCCCCAACACCAATAGAACACGGAGACGATGGTTTCATGGAACACGAAAAGGATAATTTGGATTCTGATAATGAGCCTACAAATATGTAAGGATTGTTATCCATGCTCACATTATAATATTTGTCGAGGATCTTTTTCTGTTAATATTGTTCGGCTGATGAACAAAAAATTTCTGGTTccttaaaatattttaatctcGTTATGTTTTCGTTGAACCCCGTTCGTAGGTCTGACGACTATGATGGACATGATTCAGAATCTAAAATTCCTGTTGCTGAGGATGATGAAGGGTATGAAGAGCAAGATACTCaaggttggttgttgttcttcAATTGCTTAGCAACTTAGTAGTtgtaaatttgatttattttctaTTTGCCACTTCATAAGAGTAACCAACATTGTAATTtcgtattatttttttactaTAAATTCATTAATTTATTACATATTTCAGGTGAGACTTTTGATGAGCCCACGACTGTTTCCGCACGCCCAAGACGTCTATCTGAATTAAGCgtgaaaaaatccaaaaaaccTATTCCTCGGGCGAATGCATTACTTATTTTCTCTCCGTCGAACAGGTAAATGCAGACGGGGCACTCGGTAATACTAATGGCGGAAAAGAAATGTGAAATATTACGTTCTAGACGCCTTAGTTTTGCTGGGTGCCCCTTTGATATAATACTaatatggttttttgtttatttgttttgtcatTTTCAATGATAAAATACAGATTCACAAGATGATGGTCTTCGCGTGGCAAGACCACGTAGAATGTCCGAGTTAAATGTCGTGAATACGATTGTGCCTATACCGGATGgttcttcattttttataatgtcaaaaaaaaacaggttgataaacagtttttcttttgtttgataAAGGATCCACCCGTTCCTGCACGTTGATTCCTTataatggaaatgatttctAACTATGCTTATTAGCTAGTTAAATCAAAATACAAGATGCAGATTGCTTTGATGGAATACTAGAATATTGCATTGTTATGTATCTCTACAAAATACGATCCTTAAAAGCTGTAACCCTTAAGCACAAACTAACTTTCAGtataattaatcaaaaagagCTAAACATTTCAATATTGGTTGCTGTAATCTTGTTGGAATCAtaatataatttatttttcttgcAATGGTATTACAAACTGCTTGAAATTACGGCAATAATACAGGCTGAATACTGTAAATGTAAATGTAggtattatttttaaaataagtaTATAACAGATGCACTAATTGGTGACCTATTTCTAATAATAAATGTATTAATAACTATAATTTGATAATTTAACATGTGGCAATGCTTGTCAAAATCGCAGATggtagcaacaaaaaaatcattttataaaatactcCAACTAACAATCCgtctttaaaaaaatgtttattgttAAAATGTGTTAAAAGTTCatattatttccatttctttgccATCGACTATTTTCCACAGATTCCGTATTTTCTGTCACTGGCTCTGCAACCATAGCACGTTTGGTAACATCATTCTTGTGTGCATCATGTTTTCTTCGGCAATGTTGGCAGCAGAAGACCCACTGAATGCCAATAGTGAACGCAATCAGATCCTTAACTACTTCGATTACTTCTTCACGTCAGTGTTTACAATAGAGTTACTTCTGAAACTTATTTCGTATGGGTTTCTCTTTCACGATGGAGCATTCTGTAGAAGCGCGTTTAATCTGCTTGATCTTTTGGTCGTATGTGTTTCTCTAATATCAATGTTTTTTAGGTGAGTGTATTCAATGTAtagtaaattaattaaaaattctaATTGTTAAATTAATATCACTTTATAAACAGCTCTGGTGCCATTTCTGTGATAAAAATTTTACGAGTGCTTCGTGTTCTTCGTCCATTGCGTGCAATTAATCGTGCTAAAGGATTAAAGGTATGTATTGGTTGGCAATCATTATTCTGGCGCAAAGTACGGGCAATATTATCGACGATAAACAAAATGGACGAAGATAATCCCTGCCTGTTTATTAGATACACTAGCTGCGCGATTAAATTCTTGTGTTTTATTGGTCCATGAAAACCaagcattttttaaatatatcgTTCGTTTGTATCTGTTTTACTACTTGGATAGTTATAAACTTTCGCGAACCTTAAATCTTCGTTAAAGATGATCAATTACAGCATCAAACCATGTGTTAATCATTCGAAACAAACCGTGTTAGTTAGAAAAAGGCAGTACAGATCTAGTTGTTCATTATTCAATACACCTTTCACATCTTTCATTCAGCTGGTGTGACGACAATGTTCGTCCAACATGTCTTTTCCTATGACATATAAACGCTGGAAACAATGCAAAATATCTACATAACATACAAATTAATCACAAGGACGTAATTGCGCAACTAGTATCCCTAAAATAGTTCAATCAGAACAACTTCAGGTCCAATGTTGAAAATATACAAGTATTCCAATAAGTTGAAAGGACTTACTACTTATCCATAATAACTATAACCTCTATTTATCTAAAATTTACATACCATACTCGGTGAAAATGTACACAGTTTTTATGTTCTGTTTTCGTTAATTCATTGTGGTAGGATCGATAATAATgagttaattttattttatcgttAAATCTCGTCTTATATTTTGTCTTCTCAGCATGTTGTGCAATGTGTTATAGTAGCAGTAAAGACAATCGGCAATATTGTGCTGGTAACTTGTTTGCTACAATTCATGTTCGCCGTTATTGGAGTGCAGTTGTATAAGGTAGGACGCAAAATTGCGGCCTGACTAGCTTCATTTCgttcattttgaatttgtgtttgaattggagtttcgtttccttttttgtttcctgtGTTTTTCCTTATATTTTCATTACAACTACGCCATACTACGCTTATGGTGTTTCGTAGGGATGCGCTGTATAGTATTTCCACGTTAACGTTGTCGTTGTTACCATTTATCTACAACTGTTTCTCATCCCGTAGAAGCTTTTTTCAGAGCGTTTCAAGCTACTTCACTCTGATCGAATAATGAACTGCTACTGAAAAATTATCGCTCTTTCTAAATGTGTGGAAAGATTCGcttgttcaattattttttaacGGAGACAACCGAATCGTGATAACTTAGAAGATTAGATACAGATAATTTAGGGCAATAGACAAATATTTTTACAACAATATGTGTGTACAATGTGAGTTAATCGATACTGCATTATTATAATCATAAAGGAATAAGAACAAACGCCAGTACAGCTGCAATGCGTAGAACGCTACGTATTCAGACTAAAGTATGTTAAAGTATTGCTAAGCAATGTGCAGGCGGGTTataacatttcttttcttaAAAGCAGGAATTTTCCAAATTGTATTATATCAAGAGAGGTATAATTTCATAATGTATCTTACCAGATGCTTTTGGGATACAAATCTTTCAGATCATTTAGAAAACTTAGATTCTACAACAATTATTGTTTGTGAACAAATTTTGGTAAGTTCCTTCTCCTCGGACATTGATTATTTTGGAATTTTGAATAGCTTGATTATACTGCATcaattttaattgctttcaATTATGGGTATTTCAAATCTACACAGCAATAAAGGTTGGCTTGAAATCTGATGTCCATTAAGTAATCCTGCATCACAAAAATATTTCATACAATACTTGTCTCATTAACGTTAACGTTAACTTTTTTCTATGCGCTTGCGTTCTCAACAGTACGTAGTGAAATGTGTGATAGTTGCCATCAAAACGATTGGTAACATTATGCTAGTGACGTACCTCTTGCAGTTTATGTTTGCTGTGATTGGAGTACAATTGTTTAAGGTAATTGATAACTTAATTACTTCCTGTTGCTGTCTCACTTCACTGGTCTAGTGTTGTTCTTTTACTGTCTATTTTGTCACCAACCCACTGCTACTTTTCATTCACCATAATTAtgggtgttttatttttatttttcattcaataaAACCATAGATTCACAAATTTTGTAGATTTGCTatgcatttatttttcattaaatgtcCAAACAATGTTAAAATACCCGTCTATGTCCAAGTTCCCCAATTGATTTTGTACATAACAGAAAATGCTCCATTATGTGAAGCTACACACGTCTATTAATATAAAACTGTTATGCGAATAAACTATATAATAGGAGAATGTGAATAGAACGCTAGTTGGATTGcttctttaattttattttggaAACATCAAATCTAGGTTTGTAAATCTTCTACATAAGTGATTTGgtaaatttgaatgatttgtctgtttattttttgctaGAATTTTACGATGTTGtagttgtttctttttacaaAATGCTAGAATGTACCTACTAGCCGTATGAGCAAATGTTTGCATGGGAGAAGCATGTATGAATATCACCAAAACATTTCGTACTCTCAAAGTAAATGAAGGTGTTAAACTATGATTTCTTAATTATTATAAAAACAGTGGGTTCTAGTGTTATTTGAAGATTGATcctgaaaaataataaaatatttgttttaattgattcattGGCCATAaccatattttttaaaaagcatATTTCTTCAAATTTTCACAAACTACTAGTAGAATGTATCATGTTGATATATTGCGTTTAAAATAAGTGTTTGGGTCAGCATcaaaatgattgtttttcaaattttttgaatttcaatatAACATTCGTTTAAAACCTAGACACAAACATTGTACACAAACGGAGCATTTATACTATTGTATAAATACAAGTTTGATTCTTTGGCAAAATGTATCATCCAGTCCAGTCATGTACTCAAATTAATGTTATCTTGTCTTACTATGAAGTTAAATAGTGTTTGAATAACAAATTAGGTAATAGCTTAAAGTACAAGTGAATCAAAACATTAATATTTGGATTCAAATAGTTTGCTGGAAAAACGAATTTTAAAAACAgctctcctcatcatcatcatcatcatcatcttctagAATTaccagaaaaaaatcattatgcAACGTAATATTAATTAACAGtaattaaacaaataaaccatgcggtgcgccatctagacaggatctatttaaattttgaaaaactCCGCCATTTTTCGGTCGATTTCGGAAAATGATTCAGATTTATTTAGATTATACAATGCTCTTTATTGACAATTCACCCAGAATATAATATCGAGCAAATGACTTTCAttatacacacaaaaaaacaggcaTTTTATAGGACATTTTCATTCTATTTGTCAACATTTTGTGTGTAATTGCAGCAATTTTCGATCTGATAGTAGCTTTTAGTTCTTCAATAGTCTTTGACTTACTGACAAACACCTTACTGTTCAAATAGCCTCATTGAAAATAGTCCGGCACCGTCAAATCCCGCGATCAAAGATGCCACGCCTAAATACGCACAGTTTTCATAGTTGAAGGATTATTTTTAATGTACTGCAATACAATTTCAGTCCGTGTTTTTGGCGAGAATCGTTTCATGGCATAAAATGACACAGACTTACGTTTCAGAAACTGGCTTACTTGTCTAAATCGACAGAAAAATGACGAAGTTATTCgacatttaaataggtcctgtcTAGATGACGCACCCTGTATATTGCAAATGATTTAGTCAGTTAAGATGTGCACCCATTCACGTGTTTTTTTCTGCGAAACTTGTTGAGATTCGCTGCAATTGCtgcattttttatgtatgTTCTCAAAAATTGTACCCACTATTATCAAACATTAATAGTTAATGGCTTGATCGACTTGGTTTTGGGTTATAGGTATTTCGATTAATCACCCAAGGCTCGTTTTTCCACAAAGTTTGATTTGTGGACTTGGAATAAAGTTTTGTATATGTCCCGAAATCTAAATACAACATATAGATATTATAATTTATAATATGACAGTTTCATTTGACTCAACTTACAGATTGTCTTTGAAATCACGATGAATTTCATCTCTATGCATCTTCTGCAAATATTCTATACATAATACTTCAACAGGGCTATGAAACATTGTATCGTTTGTTAATCCCTAAGATATGACTTGAAATTTGTTTATGCTGCATTCTTAGAATTGGAGATATGGTTAGGACAACATCTATCCTTATTGCACAGAGGTAATCTTATGGACACGAAACGGTAACTGTTGTAACCTAATTTATGTGATCTCAATAAATACAAATGTGAAATATGACGATCGTAACTTCAAGTGAGCGTTTGATGCTATGTAAAAACCAGAAATTGAAATGTACCTTTTAAAAAATAGAGTTTTTCTTATTCGGGAGTTCGTTACTTTCGGGATTAGTTATTCTCGGCTAGATTTGTTATTTTAGGGATTTATCCTAAATGTgagaaaaatttgaaaatgtgTGAATTGCTTTAATTTAAAACC
The sequence above is a segment of the Anopheles darlingi chromosome 2, idAnoDarlMG_H_01, whole genome shotgun sequence genome. Coding sequences within it:
- the LOC125950226 gene encoding muscle calcium channel subunit alpha-1-like isoform X8; the protein is MSASQKDKASVQPDSQKQNITFAVEHTSAISPKAGQARNRNSLKDVLSSGNKLIGAFHAPDSAYPLLATSKAHEHKRDQHHQFLDILNKSFSRNKSDQQSEQDCVTVGQRTTNDLGVGSSVSRLPKKGSSRSFFLKRQHSLSDVWQTTLKSTTAMSQAAARMDSTEMTSASGIDGRRFNSDVDGPNGGVGGSEPAGATGGEINIGGTTIPIAPKKPTRRAGVKPQPDRPMRALFCLTRTNPLRKLCIAIVEWKPFEYLILLTIFANCVALAVYTPFPNSDSNSTNAALEKIEYIFLVIFTAECIMKLIAYGFILHPGSYLRNGWNILDFTIVVIGMISTALSNLMKEGFDVKALRAFRVLRPLRLVSGVPSLQVVLNSILRAMVPLLHIALLVLFVIIIYAIIGLELFSGKLHKSCFHNETGEIMDDPHPCGEDGFHCDTISPEMVCRYYWEGPNFGITNFDNFGLSMLTVFQCVTLEGWTDMLYYIEDAMGSSWQWVYFISMVILGAFFVMNLILGVLSGEFSKERTKAKNRGDFQKLREKQQIEEDLRGYLDWITQAEDIDPDNEASGNQEGKVKNTIELDSSDNLGEDGEVQQVSWFSRKRKSIDRVNRRLRRACRKAVKSQAFYWLIIILVFLNTGVLATEHYRQPPWLDDFQEYTNMFFVALFTMEMLLKMYSLGFQGYFVSLFNRFDCFVVIGSIGEMILTSTQIMPPLGVSVLRCVRLLRVFKVTKYWQSLSNLVASLLNSIQSIASLLLLLFLFIVIFALLGMQVFGGKFNFNSAVDKPRSNFDSFVQSLLTVFQILTGEDWNMVMYDGIQAYGGVASLGIIASIYFIILFICGNYILLNVFLAIAVDNLADADSLTTVEKEEDDNPEGEEEKLSHAPTPIEHGDDGFMEHEKDNLDSDNEPTNMSDDYDGHDSESKIPVAEDDEGYEEQDTQGETFDEPTTVSARPRRLSELSVKKSKKPIPRANALLIFSPSNSSGAISVIKILRVLRVLRPLRAINRAKGLKYVVKCVIVAIKTIGNIMLVTYLLQFMFAVIGVQLFKGKFFSCSDGSKMQESECHGTYLVYEDGNVDKPVSKERYWSRNRFHFDDVSKAMLTLFTVSTFEGWPGLLYVSIDSHEEDSGPIHNFRPIVAAYYIIYIIIIAFFMVNIFVGFVIVTFQNEGEQEYKNCDLDKNQRNCIEFALKAKPIRRYIPKHRIQYKVWWFVTSQPFEYMIFILIMINTITLSMKFYRQPEIYTEVLDLLNLIFTAVFALEFVFKLAAFRFKNYFGDAWNVFDFIIVLGSFIDIVYSEVNVSKGMKGGSSIISINFFRLFRVMRLVKLLARGEGIRTLLWTFIKSFQALPYVALLIVMLFFIYAVIGMQVFGKIAMDDDTSIHRNNNFQTFPQAVLVLFRSATGEAWQEIMLDCSARPGEVNCDPKSDDAGSPDGCGSSIAFPYFISFYVLCSFLIINLFVAVIMDNFDYLTRDWSILGPHHLDEFVRLWSEYDPDAKGRIKHLDVVTLLRKISPPLGFGKLCPHRVACKRLVSMNMPLNSDGTVLFNATLFAVVRTSLKIKTEGNIDDANAELRTTIKQIWKRTNPKLLDQVVPPPGVDDEVTVGKFYATFLIQDYFRRFKKRKENDNKLSSDQNKRRTMTLQAGLRTLHEAGPELKRAISGNLEDTGDDNPEPSHRRNHTLFGNVWSSIRRPGPFGTKQKWSGNHKMSATSAAASAAMHTVLSGTNENQKHEPSKPKVNAVHSGGVGYSHIAESILHAVHDDPLANSYGNGMNATNGAASSDIPLRPLVLYDTTINRGPTNTISVDIGPQNVSARGDASAHIENMDKVRLIHSTPSSPHEVHRPASNVIGSAESLVGRVLAQQGLGKYCDLDLVHCAQMEMQEALDMTQEEMDLAAHELMLEERFNRKNGSNARSNPRRGVNTSVNKNVSPQL